In Candidatus Bathyarchaeia archaeon, the following are encoded in one genomic region:
- a CDS encoding flavodoxin domain-containing protein, with protein sequence MVKVLVVYESKYGNTKRVAEAIVEGMNEIEKINVAVRELKEVDLKEVPTYDVVLIGSPNHFGGPTRGIKGFIDKLGELQLQGKKFAVFDTYLGGDFEKAVKKMEKQINEKAPGLKQIISGLSIKVQGMKGPIVEGELPKCREFGRKISAQLKLGG encoded by the coding sequence ATGGTAAAAGTGCTTGTTGTTTATGAGTCGAAGTATGGCAATACTAAGCGTGTAGCAGAAGCAATTGTTGAGGGCATGAACGAGATTGAAAAAATAAACGTTGCAGTTAGAGAACTCAAAGAAGTTGACCTTAAAGAAGTGCCAACATATGATGTTGTTCTGATTGGTTCCCCCAACCACTTTGGCGGACCAACAAGAGGCATAAAGGGCTTTATTGATAAGCTTGGCGAGTTACAGCTGCAAGGGAAAAAGTTCGCTGTTTTTGATACGTATTTGGGAGGAGACTTTGAGAAAGCCGTGAAGAAAATGGAGAAACAAATAAACGAAAAAGCGCCAGGATTAAAGCAGATAATTTCTGGTTTATCAATAAAAGTTCAGGGAATGAAGGGCCCAATTGTGGAAGGCGAGTTGCCTAAATGCAGAGAGTTTGGACGAAAAATATCGGCTCAGCTTAAGCTAGGTGGATGA